GAAGGTGACGATGGCTCTAGCCTGTTTAAAGATTTTGCAGCCGAAAGCGGTTTTACGGATTTATTTCTTATCCAGAAAGATGGGTATATATTTTACAGTGTGTTGCGTGAGGCAGATTACCATACAAATATTAAAACTGGTGAATATTCAAATACACTGTTTGGCGATGTGTTTAAAAAAGTACTGGAAACCGGAAAACCTGCTATTAGTGACTTTACTCCGTATGCGCCAAGCAAAGGGATTCCCTATGCTTTCCTTGCTCAGCCTGTGATGAAAGATGGCGAAGTGCAGTTTATTGTCGCACTTCAGATGTCTCTTGATTCTATAAACAAAATTATGAAGCAACGAGCAGGTATGGGGAAAACTGGCCAATGCTACCTAGTTGGCAGTGATAATAGAATGCGTTCCCAAACGTTCCTTGATCCTGAAGTGCGAAATGTAGCAGCTTCCTTCGCAGGTTCCGTTAAAGAAAACGGTGTGGATACAGAAGCGACCAGATTCGCGTTGTCAGGTAAGAGCGGCACAAAAGAGATTATTAGTTACAAAGGTTCAACAGTTCTTTCTGCGTTTACTCCTGTCACATTTGGTTCTTCCACATGGGCATTAATCGCGGAAATTGATCAGGCAGAAGTAACAACGCCTGTTGCGTTATTGAAAAAGAATGTCTGGATTGTTTCATTAGGTATTGGATTACTTGTTGCTATCTTCGCGTATTTGATCGCAATCAGCATCACACGTCCGTTGGGACGGGTTGTGGATTTCTCCAAGGAGATTGCTCACGGTAATTTTGACGCCTTACTCAATATTCATCAAAATGATGAGCTGGGACAGCTTGCTGCAGCAGTTCGGGCGATCCCGCAGAAATTGCGGGAGGTGACTGGAACAGTCAAAGCTATAAGCGCGGCTGTCAGTCATGGTAATCTTCGAGAGCGTGGAGATGCCGAACAATTTTATGGCGGCTATGAAGAACTGATTCATAATACCAATGCATTATGCGATGTGTTTGTAGAGTTTTTGGACGTAATGCCTGTGGTGCTTATGTCCGTTGATAAGAATTCGAATATACTGTTTATGAATAAATTCGGTACGCATGTCGGCTCGGATGTTGTGCCAGAGCATGCCGCCGGTACTAAATGTTTCGACATGCTTAATTCTACGGATTGCCGAACAGATCGTTGTGTTTGCGACCGTACCATTGAAAGCGGTGTTAAAGAGGCCTCAGAGGCGGATCTTGTGATTGATGGTGAAGGTTCCCATGCGAGCTTCTCCGCTATTCCTATCCGTGTTGAAAATGAAGTTGTCGGTGCGCTTAAAATTATAGTGGATCAGACTGACATAACAAAAGCGCAACGCAAAATGCGTAACCTTGCAAATAGTGCTGTTGATATTAGCAGCCAGCTTTCTTCCGCTGCGGAAGAGCTTTCAGCACAAATTGAACAATCCAGCAAGGGGGCGGATGTCCAGCGTGAACGAGCCGCTGAAACAGCTACTTCGATGGAGCAAATGAATGCAACAGTGCTGGAAGTTGCTCAAAATGCTTCCGATGCTGCAGAGAATTCGGAACATACCCGTACAACAACGCAAAATGGTGCTGAGGCCGTACAGGATGTTCTTGAAACCATCGGCGCAGTCGATACGATTTCTCATCAGCTCACTGTAAGTATGGAAGCATTGACGGCTCAAGTGACTTCTATTGGTGAAGTTATGAACGTTATTAACGATATTGCGGATCAGACCAACCTGCTCGCATTAAATGCTGCCATTGAAGCTGCCCGTGCTGGAGATGCCGGGCGTGGATTTGCAGTTGTCGCGGATGAAGTACGAAAACTTGCAGAAAATACCATGGCTGCAACGGATCAGGTCGGTTCGGCTATTACATCTATTCAGCAGGTCACTGAGCAGAATATGGAAGAAGCACGACGCACAGTAGAAGCTG
This portion of the Halodesulfovibrio aestuarii DSM 17919 = ATCC 29578 genome encodes:
- a CDS encoding methyl-accepting chemotaxis protein, whose amino-acid sequence is MNLLSNISMKPKLIGYFLAVGLLPLFVIGWISSNSASDALMQQAYGQLETIKESKKLDVLEVQENWKSSLRGLVGTVGHLEESAFDRMHLIESRKKKEIETYFIEQNSKLAMLGRDTDLNRITYEFEQLFKAGAKDSEQWNRLDSSSGWRMRNICSKNGWEDLLLISSEGEIVYSSKKNSDLGQSLVSGRLKSSALAEAFKEISTKSQRSSLADFQIYTPIGERPVAFMLTRLIDARSNLSGYIAAAIPEAAMNLIAQNRTGLGTSGEAYFISLEGGKPSLRSTLVTIGDGNFGIGTLISTDYLKIAKETGKPVEGLFVDSFGTLCMVLVQPLRIAGVKWAVVVKINLEEVLANEGDDGSSLFKDFAAESGFTDLFLIQKDGYIFYSVLREADYHTNIKTGEYSNTLFGDVFKKVLETGKPAISDFTPYAPSKGIPYAFLAQPVMKDGEVQFIVALQMSLDSINKIMKQRAGMGKTGQCYLVGSDNRMRSQTFLDPEVRNVAASFAGSVKENGVDTEATRFALSGKSGTKEIISYKGSTVLSAFTPVTFGSSTWALIAEIDQAEVTTPVALLKKNVWIVSLGIGLLVAIFAYLIAISITRPLGRVVDFSKEIAHGNFDALLNIHQNDELGQLAAAVRAIPQKLREVTGTVKAISAAVSHGNLRERGDAEQFYGGYEELIHNTNALCDVFVEFLDVMPVVLMSVDKNSNILFMNKFGTHVGSDVVPEHAAGTKCFDMLNSTDCRTDRCVCDRTIESGVKEASEADLVIDGEGSHASFSAIPIRVENEVVGALKIIVDQTDITKAQRKMRNLANSAVDISSQLSSAAEELSAQIEQSSKGADVQRERAAETATSMEQMNATVLEVAQNASDAAENSEHTRTTTQNGAEAVQDVLETIGAVDTISHQLTVSMEALTAQVTSIGEVMNVINDIADQTNLLALNAAIEAARAGDAGRGFAVVADEVRKLAENTMAATDQVGSAITSIQQVTEQNMEEARRTVEAVEKSTSQAQHSGELLASILSYANDSADQVRVIATAAEEQSAAAEEVSRATEEINRISFETSQAMTQSASAVTELASLAERLNSLISEMR